One window of Mucilaginibacter inviolabilis genomic DNA carries:
- a CDS encoding YegP family protein, whose amino-acid sequence MGKFATKIGKDGQHYFNLLATNGQVILSSEGYTTTAAMHNGIESVKKNAPDDKHFERADSKNGKFYFNLKASNGQVIGKSQMYESVASRDNGIESVKKNAPEAPTVAE is encoded by the coding sequence ATGGGAAAATTTGCAACTAAAATCGGTAAAGACGGTCAGCATTATTTTAACCTTTTAGCTACTAATGGTCAGGTTATTCTTTCAAGCGAAGGGTATACAACAACTGCAGCTATGCATAATGGTATCGAATCTGTAAAGAAGAATGCTCCTGATGATAAGCATTTTGAAAGAGCAGACTCCAAAAATGGAAAGTTCTATTTTAATTTGAAAGCATCTAACGGACAAGTGATCGGTAAGAGCCAAATGTACGAAAGCGTGGCCAGCCGTGATAATGGTATTGAATCTGTTAAAAAAAATGCGCCCGAAGCCCCTACGGTTGCTGAATAA
- a CDS encoding DUF2267 domain-containing protein, translated as MQELIQEVSEKTGISVDQAKGAIETVISHLKDKLPMGLGDKIESFVQGGSSSVEDIFGGLKDKLSGLF; from the coding sequence ATGCAAGAACTCATTCAGGAAGTATCAGAAAAAACCGGAATTTCGGTAGACCAGGCAAAGGGGGCTATCGAAACCGTAATATCCCATCTAAAAGATAAATTGCCTATGGGGTTAGGGGATAAAATTGAATCATTTGTTCAGGGAGGTTCTTCATCAGTTGAAGATATTTTTGGCGGGTTGAAAGATAAACTTAGTGGTTTGTTTTAA
- a CDS encoding hybrid sensor histidine kinase/response regulator transcription factor — MKLAITIFLFTIGCYSAAYSQRIAFENLTVDNGLSQNSVLAIVQDGRGFMWYGTQHGLNKYNTRSFKIYKNDPVDRSSLSSDYITCLLLDAHKGLWIGTRNGLNKYNPETDSFDRVSLGPLSSGKGNQIISSVYEDRQKNIWVWSSNGLHLLPGGTSGKFSSVAVPDSVAGLYGTNVHTIYQDHEGIYWIGSSAGLTKMQKQGIGYRYQMYRHKEGVSNSLSDNYVTTITEDPQHKLWIGTLHGGVNLYDKGTNTCARFLSNNGANGPVNNNIRILQTSSSGKIWIGTQGGLSILDPVTKQFASYKHDPEDKSSLSQNSIYSVFIDNTNTVWIGTYWGGINMVSGHNATFLTFQTTRYHSNINNNVVSAVWEDSKHNLWIGTEGGGLNYFDRKADVVTTYQNKVSDPASLGSDLVKVVYIDKGGNVWAGTHGGGLNLFNPGTHNFRRYLYKENDPVTLGSEVLAILEDSRNNFWIGTQNGLLVFRRNNNVLEAVDNPVINKIGKRSVKTLLEDKEKNIWIATANGLYLLDQAHSGLRLFTIHDGLKSNDINCIYQDTQGKIWVGSYYGGLAGYNSGWQRFTTYSEKEGLANNNVQSILEDANHNLWMGTGNGLSKFNIASQTFKNYNKSDGLGGNTFNINSCYKTFDGEMLFGGYNGLSSFYPSKIEDNNIAPPVVITALKLFNQPVGINQPDGLLKKDISITPKITFTHSQNVFTVDFAVLNYIKSEKNKYAYKLEGFDNDWVHTDIPSAPYTNLSSGSYTFLAKGANNDGVWGQAAVLHIQVLPPFWETIWAYCLYVLFVGGLVFLIARFFILRSLLRRDKELTQLKLNFFTNISHEIRTHLSLILGPLEKLVLFGKGDSENTKQLQIVKKNSDSLLQLVNELMDFRKAESGNLKLHVSEYNMVNILQEILASFDDNSVSGNITTDLISSSDDIRIYFDKEQLEKVFYNLIYNAFKFTNYGGRIGVFIEEKKDEVTVIVNDNGKGIAPENLDNLFENYFQENDHGKQNTGYGIGLALAKSIVELHGGTITVESKISPEGNNTVFAVTLRKGADHFSAEDLIRKRIEESSGLTKSLLSPDVAIISSVITGKTTENKKYLVLLVEDNPDVRAFISGFLQDHYEVITGDNGLKGWELAKEHIPDIIISDVMMPEMDGFTLCNKLKLDERTNHIPVILLTARASDSSHAEGLKMGADVYLSKPFSIEILLLQVNNVLTASERIRQSFNRKLKATQESDEVKIVSNADNQQKIKKLVDSIDNEFLSKVIRIIEADIDNLEFGVPELAKAVAMSQPILYKKMNALTGMSVNDFIKSIKMNNATILLQSKRYTINEIAYMVGFSDRKYFSKEFKKQYGKTPSEFIEEA; from the coding sequence ATGAAATTAGCTATTACCATATTCCTATTCACCATAGGCTGTTATTCGGCTGCTTATAGTCAGCGTATTGCGTTTGAAAATTTGACGGTGGATAATGGGCTGTCGCAAAATTCGGTGCTGGCCATAGTTCAGGATGGGCGGGGGTTCATGTGGTATGGCACACAGCACGGGCTCAATAAGTATAACACCCGGAGCTTTAAGATATATAAAAATGACCCGGTGGATAGATCGAGTCTTTCATCTGATTATATTACCTGCCTGCTGCTTGATGCGCACAAGGGGCTCTGGATAGGCACCCGTAACGGACTAAATAAATACAATCCCGAAACGGATAGCTTTGACCGGGTTTCGCTAGGGCCATTATCCTCCGGGAAGGGTAATCAAATCATTAGTTCGGTGTATGAAGACCGTCAAAAAAATATTTGGGTATGGTCGTCAAACGGCTTACATCTATTACCGGGTGGTACATCGGGTAAATTCAGTTCTGTTGCCGTTCCAGATTCTGTTGCCGGTTTGTACGGAACTAATGTACATACCATATACCAGGATCATGAGGGCATTTACTGGATAGGTTCGTCGGCGGGGCTTACCAAAATGCAAAAGCAGGGTATCGGATACCGGTATCAAATGTACAGGCATAAGGAAGGTGTTTCCAATAGTTTGAGTGATAATTATGTGACTACCATCACCGAAGATCCACAACATAAATTATGGATAGGTACCCTGCATGGTGGTGTTAACCTTTATGATAAAGGTACAAACACCTGTGCGCGGTTTTTAAGTAATAACGGTGCAAATGGCCCTGTAAATAATAATATCCGGATACTGCAAACATCCAGCTCTGGTAAAATATGGATTGGTACCCAGGGAGGTTTAAGTATTCTTGATCCAGTAACCAAACAGTTTGCATCCTATAAGCACGATCCGGAGGATAAAAGCAGTTTGAGCCAGAATTCTATCTACAGTGTGTTTATCGATAATACCAATACCGTATGGATCGGCACTTATTGGGGTGGGATCAATATGGTGTCGGGGCATAATGCCACGTTTTTAACTTTTCAAACAACACGGTACCATTCCAATATCAATAATAATGTAGTGAGCGCTGTATGGGAAGATAGTAAGCACAATTTGTGGATTGGAACCGAAGGAGGAGGGTTAAATTATTTTGACCGTAAGGCTGATGTGGTAACCACTTATCAAAATAAAGTGAGCGATCCCGCATCACTTGGATCTGATCTGGTTAAGGTGGTCTATATTGATAAAGGCGGGAACGTTTGGGCAGGAACGCATGGCGGTGGCTTAAACCTGTTTAATCCTGGTACCCATAATTTCAGGAGATATCTTTATAAAGAAAATGATCCGGTAACATTGGGCTCAGAAGTACTAGCCATTTTAGAAGATTCCCGGAATAATTTCTGGATTGGAACCCAAAATGGCCTGCTTGTTTTCCGTCGAAATAATAACGTATTAGAAGCGGTGGACAACCCGGTTATTAATAAAATTGGCAAACGGTCTGTCAAAACCTTGCTGGAAGATAAAGAAAAGAATATATGGATAGCCACTGCTAATGGATTGTATTTGCTTGATCAGGCCCATAGTGGTTTAAGGCTGTTTACTATCCATGATGGTTTAAAATCAAACGATATCAACTGCATTTATCAGGATACACAAGGGAAGATATGGGTTGGATCATATTATGGTGGCCTGGCCGGATACAATAGTGGCTGGCAGAGATTTACCACTTATTCGGAGAAAGAAGGCCTGGCTAACAATAACGTACAAAGTATATTAGAGGACGCAAACCATAACCTTTGGATGGGTACTGGCAATGGTTTATCAAAGTTTAATATCGCTTCCCAAACCTTTAAAAATTATAATAAAAGCGATGGGTTAGGTGGGAATACATTCAATATCAATTCCTGCTATAAAACCTTTGATGGCGAAATGCTCTTTGGAGGGTATAATGGCTTAAGCAGTTTTTATCCATCTAAAATAGAGGATAATAATATCGCTCCTCCCGTTGTCATTACCGCTCTGAAACTATTTAACCAACCTGTGGGGATCAATCAGCCGGATGGACTATTAAAAAAAGATATCAGCATAACACCCAAAATAACTTTTACACATTCGCAAAATGTGTTTACTGTTGATTTTGCTGTACTAAACTATATCAAATCTGAGAAGAACAAATATGCCTATAAACTCGAGGGCTTTGATAATGATTGGGTACATACCGATATCCCGTCGGCTCCTTATACCAATCTTTCTTCAGGGAGTTATACGTTTTTGGCAAAGGGGGCTAACAATGATGGGGTATGGGGGCAGGCTGCTGTTTTGCATATACAGGTGTTACCTCCGTTTTGGGAAACTATTTGGGCCTATTGTTTATACGTGTTATTTGTAGGTGGTTTGGTGTTTTTGATAGCCCGCTTTTTTATACTCCGATCCTTGCTGCGAAGGGATAAGGAACTCACCCAGTTAAAGCTGAATTTCTTTACCAACATATCGCACGAGATCCGTACACACCTTTCTTTAATATTAGGGCCTTTGGAAAAATTGGTATTGTTTGGCAAGGGAGATTCCGAAAACACCAAACAATTGCAGATTGTAAAGAAAAATTCGGATAGCCTGCTTCAACTGGTAAACGAACTGATGGATTTTCGCAAAGCCGAAAGCGGAAACTTAAAACTCCATGTATCAGAATATAACATGGTAAATATCCTGCAGGAAATACTGGCCTCGTTTGATGATAATTCTGTATCAGGCAATATCACTACAGATTTGATTTCTTCTTCTGATGATATCAGGATTTATTTTGACAAAGAACAGTTGGAAAAAGTGTTTTACAACTTAATTTATAACGCGTTTAAGTTTACCAATTATGGCGGGCGCATTGGCGTTTTTATAGAAGAAAAGAAGGATGAAGTTACCGTAATTGTAAACGATAATGGCAAAGGGATAGCACCAGAAAATCTGGATAATTTATTTGAGAACTATTTTCAGGAGAATGACCACGGAAAGCAAAACACGGGTTACGGTATAGGTTTGGCACTGGCTAAAAGCATAGTTGAATTACATGGGGGTACTATTACGGTAGAGAGTAAGATATCGCCGGAAGGTAACAATACAGTTTTTGCAGTTACTTTACGTAAAGGAGCAGATCATTTTAGCGCCGAAGATCTGATCCGTAAGCGTATAGAGGAATCTTCGGGATTAACTAAATCTTTACTAAGTCCCGATGTAGCAATAATTAGTTCTGTAATCACCGGTAAAACTACGGAAAATAAAAAATACCTTGTTTTGTTGGTAGAGGATAATCCAGACGTTCGTGCATTTATAAGTGGTTTTTTACAGGATCATTACGAGGTGATAACAGGCGATAACGGATTAAAGGGATGGGAATTGGCAAAAGAACATATACCGGATATCATTATCAGTGATGTAATGATGCCCGAAATGGATGGATTTACTTTGTGTAATAAACTGAAATTGGATGAAAGAACAAATCATATCCCGGTTATTCTTTTAACTGCCAGGGCTTCCGACTCAAGCCATGCCGAGGGACTAAAAATGGGAGCGGATGTTTATTTATCAAAGCCATTTAGTATCGAAATATTGTTGTTGCAGGTAAATAATGTTTTGACGGCCAGCGAAAGGATACGGCAAAGCTTTAACCGCAAGCTTAAAGCCACTCAGGAAAGCGATGAGGTTAAGATTGTTTCCAATGCGGATAATCAGCAAAAAATAAAAAAGCTGGTTGATTCTATTGATAACGAGTTCTTGAGCAAAGTGATTAGAATAATAGAGGCGGATATTGATAATTTAGAATTTGGAGTGCCTGAATTGGCAAAGGCAGTGGCTATGAGTCAGCCGATATTGTATAAAAAGATGAATGCGCTTACAGGTATGTCTGTTAATGACTTTATTAAATCTATCAAGATGAATAATGCCACTATACTTTTGCAAAGTAAACGATATACCATCAATGAAATAGCCTATATGGTTGGTTTCAGCGATCGTAAGTATTTTAGTAAAGAGTTTAAAAAACAATACGGGAAAACCCCAAGTGAGTTTATAGAAGAGGCCTAA